Proteins encoded by one window of Glycine soja cultivar W05 chromosome 15, ASM419377v2, whole genome shotgun sequence:
- the LOC114387204 gene encoding rho GDP-dissociation inhibitor 1-like has translation MSLGIAKDMGFDDKLKDNEGAGDDDASRVHAGKAGTDHEESEDEGGGGGGGGGTLSRYRSESSIAATEDEDDDDEERKIELGPQYTLKEQLEKDKDDESLRRWKEQLLGSVDINSVGETLEPNVKILSLAIKSADRPDIVLAIPEGGNPKGLWFTLKEGSRYRLMFTFQVENNIVSGLKYTNTVWKTGIKVDSSKEMIGTFSPQAEPYTHEMPEETTPSGMFARGQYSARSKFVDDDNKCYLEINYTFDIRKEWQ, from the exons ATGTCTCTGGGCATTGCGAAAGACATGGGTTTTGATGACAAATTGAAAGACAATGAGGGTGCAGGGGATGATGATGCCTCTCGGGTGCACGCGGGAAAAGCTGGTACTGATCATGAAGaaagtgaagatgaaggaggaggaggaggaggaggaggagggacCCTCAGCAGATACAGGAGTGAGAGTTCCATTGCTGCTACCgaggatgaagatgatgatgatgaggagAGGAAGATTGAATTAGGCCCTCAGTACACTTTAAAGGAACAACTCGAGAAGGATAAG gATGATGAGAGCTTGAGGAGGTGGAAGGAGCAGCTTCTTGGAAGTGTTGACATAAATTCTGTTGGAG AAACTCTGGAGCCAAATGTGAAGATCCTTAGCCTTGCAATTAAGTCTGCTGATAGACCTGACATTGTTCTTGCAATACCAGAGGGAGGAAATCCcaagggtttatggtttactTTGAAAGAGGGTAGTCGTTATAGGCTAATGTTCACTTTCCAGGTTGAGAATAACATAGTTTCAGGTCTCAAATACACCAACACTGTGTGGAAAACTGGTATCAAAG TTGACAGCAGTAAAGAAATGATTGGAACCTTCAGCCCTCAAGCAGAACCTTACACACATGAGATGCCTGAAGAGACAACACCATCTGGGATGTTTGCTAGAGGACAATATTCAGCAAGAAGTAAG TTTGTTGATGATGACAACAAGTGCTACTTAGAGATTAACTACACTTTTGATATTCGAAAGGAATGGCAGTAG
- the LOC114387771 gene encoding uncharacterized protein LOC114387771: MASFSITGPIKCKTFASFSPLSFSATYNSCNITISNNLTRKVRAHSNSLSSFSYQSSCHRSLYSEKLQRGQSLIAFDGNNSESEAEDDHALDSVMKLYSAFKNKNTHELSADERRRVSNFLSFFETFQGRTQVLEFFSYLTSILGNNIQIIFKPTPHEGVNVGLQWKFEWNKIHLPLWKGFGLHISHTYHGRAVIRNIETFMEPLLHLKPFGLKMKIGLGEFMEKIASFMVSEFGNKAKRVLYLVLAVSSLTAFLFFMKLAS, from the exons ATGGCATCCTTTTCAATCACTGGTCCCATAAAATGCAAAACATTTGCCTCATTTTCCCCACTGTCCTTTTCTGCTACCTATAATTCTTGTAATATTACCATTTCTAATAATCTAACAAGAAAAGTTCGTGCACATAGCAATTCTCTATCTTCATTTTCATACCAATCCTCGTGTCATAGGAGCTTGTATTCTGAGAAGCTGCAGAGAGGCCAATCCCTGATTGCCTTTGATGGCAATAACTCAGAATCAGAAGCGGAAGATGATCATGCCCTGGACTCAGTAATGAAACTGTACTCTGCcttcaagaacaaaaacacACACGAATTATCTGCAGATGAGCGCCGACGTGTGAGCAATTTCCTCTCATTCTTCGAAACCTTCCAAGGAAGAACG CAAGTGTTGGAATTCTTTTCTTATCTGACAAGTATATTAGGAAACAAcattcaaattatatttaaaccgACTCCCCATGAAGGCGTAAATGTTGGTCTCCAGTGGAAATTCG AATGGAACAAGATACACCTTCCCCTTTGGAAGGGTTTCGGCTTACACATAAGCCACACTTACCACGGAAGAGCAGTAATAAG GAATATTGAGACGTTTATGGAACCACTGCTCCACTTGAAACCCTTTGGACTG aaaatgaaaataggctTGGGAGAATTCATGGAGAAGATAGCCTCATTTATGGTGTCAGAATTCGGGAATAAGGCTAAAAGAGTTTTATACCTTGTTCTGGCCGTGTCGTCCCTAACTGCTTTCTTATTCTTCATGAAACTAGCTTCCTAG
- the LOC114387968 gene encoding uncharacterized protein LOC114387968 produces MASVEVAQQTPTTVPENETTEVSKTQETTPVTEAPATEQPAAEVPATEQPAAEAPAPESTTEAPKEETTEAPTETVEKTTTEVAPEEPKEVPVETEEVVAKETEEEKPAEEKSEEKTEEVKEEAEEPKETTETESAAAAPPATTEEENKPAESVETPVEVPVEKTEA; encoded by the exons ATGGCCAGCGTTGAG GTTGCACAGCAAACACCAACAACAGTTCCAGAAAATGAAACAACCGAGGTAAGCAAGACCCAGGAAACAACCCCAGTCACTGAGGCTCCTGCAACAGAACAACCAGCAGCTGAGGTTCCTGCAACAGAACAACCAGCCGCTGAGGCTCCTGCCCCAGAATCAACCACCGAAGCACCAAAGGAAGAAACCACCGAGGCACCAACAGAAACAGTAGAAAAAACAACTACAGAAGTAGCCCCAGAGGAGCCTAAAGAAGTTCCAGTTGAGACCGAGGAGGTGGTGGCAAAGGAGACAGAGGAAGAGAAGCCAGCAGAAGAGAAATCAGAGGAGAAAACTGAAGAAGTGAAAGAAGAAGCAGAGGAGCCTAAAGAAACTACTGAAACAgaatcagcagcagcagcaccACCAGCAACCACAGAGGAAGAGAACAAACCAGCTGAGTCAGTTGAAACCCCAGTAGAGGTTCCTGTTGAGAAGACTGAAGCTTAG
- the LOC114387045 gene encoding F-box protein CPR1-like translates to MSDHLPREVLTEILSRLPVRSLLRFRSTSKSWKSLIDSQHLNWLHLTRSLTLASNTSLILRVDSDLYQTNFPTLDPPVSLNHPLMCYSNSITLLGSCNGLLCISNVADDIAFWNPSLRQHRILPYLPVPRRRHPDTTLFAARVCGFGFDHKTRDYKLVRISYFVDLHDRSFDSQVKLYTLRANAWKTLPSLPYALCCARTMGVFVGNSLHWVVTRKLEPDQPDLIIAFDLTHDIFRELPLPDTGGVDGGFEIDLALLGGSLCMTVNFHKTRIDVWVMREYNRRDSWCKVFTLEESREMRSLKCVRPLGYSSDGNKVLLEHDRKRLFWYDLEKKEVALVKIQGLPNLNEAMICLGTLVPPYFLPRQICRKPRALGCERPRKTRDDFLSQGFKLTL, encoded by the exons ATGTCGGATCATCTTCCGCGCGAAGTGCTAACCGAAATCCTCTCCCGGTTACCGGTCAGATCCCTACTGAGATTCCGGTCAACGTCCAAGTCATGGAAGTCCTTAATCGACAGCCAGCACTTGAACTGGCTTCATCTGACTAGATCCCTGACCTTAGCCTCCAACACGAGCCTCATCCTCCGTGTGGACTCCGATCTATACCAGACCAATTTCCCAACCCTAGACCCTCCCGTATCCCTTAACCACCCTCTCATGTGCTACAGCAACAGCATAACCCTCCTCGGTTCCTGCAACGGCCTTCTCTGTATATCCAACGTCGCCGACGACATCGCCTTTTGGAACCCCTCCCTCCGCCAACACCGTATTCTTCCTTACCTCCCTGTCCCCCGCCGCCGTCACCCCGACACGACGCTCTTTGCCGCCCGCGTCTGCGGCTTCGGCTTCGACCATAAAACTCGCGACTACAAGCTCGTCCGCATCTCTTATTTCGTCGACCTTCATGACCGCTCCTTCGACTCCCAGGTCAAGCTCTACACGCTCCGCGCCAACGCCTGGAAGACACTTCCCAGCTTGCCCTACGCGCTCTGCTGCGCCCGTACCATGGGCGTCTTCGTCGGAAACTCCCTCCACTGGGTCGTCACGCGCAAACTCGAACCCGACCAACCCGATCTCATCATCGCCTTCGATCTCACCCACGACATCTTCCGCGAGCTCCCGCTTCCTGACACCGGAGGTGTCGACGGCGGGTTCGAGATCGACCTGGCGCTGTTAGGTGGTTCCCTCTGCATGACCGTGAACTTTCACAAAACGAGAATCGACGTTTGGGTGATGAGGGAGTATAACCGTAGAGACAGTTGGTGTAAGGTGTTCACGCTCGAGGAGTCGCGTGAGATGAGATCGTTGAAATGCGTGAGGCCGTTGGGCTACTCGAGCGATGGGAACAAGGTTCTGTTGGAACACGACAGGAAGAGGCTGTTTTGGTATGACCTGGAAAAGAAAGAGGTTGCCCTTGTTAAAATTCAGGGTTTGCCTAATTTAAATGAAGCCATGATTTGTTTGGGAACCCTCGTACCACCATACTTCTTACCTCGTCAAATTTGTAGGAAGCCGCGTGCTTTAGGATGCGAACGTCCCAGGAAGACGAG GGATGACTTCCTGTCGCAGGGTTTCAAATTGACATTATGA